The Nocardioides ochotonae genome segment TAGTCGGGCAGCAGCGACTCCATCATCGAGAAGACCGCCTCGTGCAGCGCGACGTCGACGTGGCGCTCGGTGGGCGACCAGGGCCGGTCCCCGCGCCCGCGCCGGTTGCCGCGGTCGAAGAGCGACATCACGATGCCGAACGCGGCGTACAGCCCGGCGATGGAGTCACCGATCGAGACCCCCACCCGCGACGGCGGCCGGTCGCTCTCGCCGACCAGCTCGCGCAGGCCGCCGTACGCCTCCGCGACCGCGGCGAACCCCGGACGCTGCGACATCGGGCCGGTCTGGCCGAAGGCGGAGATCCTGGAGACGACGAGCTCGGGGTTGCGCGCGGCGAGCGCGTCGGCGCCCAGGCCCCACTTGTCGAGGGTGCCGGGCCGGAAGTTCTCGATCAGGACGTCGGAGACCTCGACCAGGTCGAGCACGAGGTCGCGGCCCTCCGCGGAGCGGAGGTCGACCTCGATCGAGCGCTTCCCTCGGTTGATGGTGCGGTAGAGCATCGAGGTGTCGCCGGCGTAGAGCCGCCAGTTGCGCAGCTCATCGCCCGTGCGGGGCCGCTCGACCTTGATCACCTCGGCGCCGAAGTCGGCCAGCAGCCGGCCGGCCGTCGGCGCGGCGATGTAGTTGCCGAGCTCGACCACCCGGACCCCGGCGAGCGGGAGCGCCTGCGCGTCCGGGGTCGATGCGGTGGTGTCCTCGCTCGCGCTGTCGGTCATGGGTCCATGATCTCGGCACCGGCCGCCGGGAGCCCTGCCCGCCCGGGAGGTGGTCTGGCCCGGGGAGATCACCCCGGCGCCTGCGCGAGGGCGCGGACCAGCAGGTCGGGGTGGGTCAGCGGCACCATGTGGGCGCCGGCGCCGAGCTCGACCACCCGCCGCTCGGCAGCCGTGGCGGCGCCGGCCTCCGCCAGCGACCACAGCCAGTCGCGCCGCGCGATGCGGTCGTGGGCGCCGCGCACGAGGTCGACCGGGCAGCCGACCTGGGTCAGGGTGGCGGCGAGGTCGTCGCGGCGGGCGACGTCCATGGTGGCGAGCATCGAGCGCAGCGTCGTACGCCGGTACTGGCGCACCAGCGCCGGCACCTGGCGCGGGTCCTCGTGGACCGCCGTCCGCAGCCACAGTGCGGCGAGACCGGGCCAGGAGCGGGCGCGCGGGTCGGTGGCCGGGCCCACCAGCACCAGGCGGCGCACCAGGTCGGGACGCAGCCGGGCGGCGTGCGCGACCACCTGACAGCTCGCGGAGTGGCCCAGCAGGGTCGTCGGTCCCACGAGAGCGTCGCCCAGCTCGCGACCCAGCTCGGCCGGGGACCGAGCACCCGAGGGCTCCACCGGAAGGCCGTACCCGGGCAGCAGCCGCACCGACTCCTCCCCCAGGCCCCACCGGCAGAGCACCGGGCGCCATGCCTCGACGCCGAGCCCGAGTCCTGGTACCGCGACCACCGAGGAAGCACCCACGGCGCCAGTGTGCCGGGCCACCCGAAGGCCCCGGTGTCTCTGGGTGCCGAGAGCCGGCCGCGCGGGGTACCGACGCGCATGGCCCGATCCACCAGACCCACCCGCGCCGCGGTCGCCGCCACCGACTCCTGGACCGACCCGGACGGCTTCCGCTCCCCCGCCGGCGAGGTGCACGCCTGGCTGCCCGGCACCAACCAGACCGTCTGCGGCGTGCCGATCAAGAAGGCGCGCCTGGGCCGGTTCTCCCACATCGACTGGCTCGACGTGCAGCCCGCGACCGGGCGCGACGCCGACCGGGTGACCTCGGTGTGCCACAGGTGCCTGGCCGGCACCGGTCACCGGCGCGACGAGAAGGTCTGGACGCGGACCGACCCCCGCCCGTGATGCGGGCGGGGGTCGGTCGCGGAGCTCAGCGGCGCTTGCGTGCCTTCAGCTGCAGACCGGCGACCACACCGGCGTGGTCGGAGGCCCATCGGGGCGCGGTCTCCGCGATCGGCGTGGCGCCGACGATCCGGGCGAAGCGGGGCTTCGCCAGGCCGCGGGTGAGGATCAGGTCGATCCGGGTGCGCAGGCTCTTCGTCGGGTTGTCCAGCGCGTCGCTCTGGCAGCAGGTGAAGCCGGGCGCGCTGCCGCGGACGGCCCACGCGTCGTCGAACCAGCGACGGGTCAGGTCGGCGTACGTGCTGGTCGTCGAGACCCGCGGGTCGGCGGGCGAGTTGAAGTCGCCGGTCGCGATCACCGGGCGGCCGGCCTTGGCCGGACCGGCGAGGAACTCGGCGGCCTGCGCCTCCTGCACGGCCCCGAAGCGGCCGATCTCGAGGTGGGTGTTGAGGAAGCGGAAGCGCGAGCCGCGCAGCGTGCCGTCGACGTACACCCAGCCGCGCCCGAAGTCGAGGGTGAGGCCGTCGGTGCCCGGCACCGGGAAGGACTGCTGGTCCGCGTAGCGGCCGGTCACGGGCTTGCCGAGCTCGAGGCCGCGGATCCCGTCGCGGACCAGGATCACGTCGCGGTCCTGCAGCGTCACCGCGCAGTCGAAGCTGCTGGTCGAGGCGACGTTGACGCAGCCGAACTGCGGCGCCACCAGCGGCACCGGGCCGATGGTCGCGTTGTTGACGACCCCGGCGACGCGGTACGACAGCCCCTCCTTGCGCAGCGCCTTCTGCAGGATCCGCAGGAAGTCGTACGACGGCGGCTTCGCGCCCGCGGCGATCGGGAGCGTGGTCCAGCGGGTGACCTCCTGCAGGCCGATGAGGTGCGGGCTGGTGCGGGCGACGGTCTTGGCGATCGCGGCGGCCCGGACCGGGAACCTGCTGGCCACGGCACCGCCGTAGATCTGTGCCGCCGCGGCGAGGAACTCCCCGGCCGAGTCGGCCTCGAGCGCCGGGTCGAGCGAGGAGCCGAGGTAGAGGTTCTGGGTCATCACCTTGAGCTTCGGCCCGCCCTTGGCCGCAGCCGGCCGCTCCGCGACCACCACACCACCCGGGTCGCCCGGCTCGGCGGTCGCGGGCCCGCCCGCGGCGAGCATGCCGACCACGAGCGCGGCGGTGGCGGGAATGGCGAGCAGGCGGTGCATGAGTCTCATGGGTGCGGGTCCGATCGACGTGGCGGTCCTCGCTGACCGCGCGTGGGGGTCACTGTGCGTCCCACGGGCGCCGCGCGCATCCCCGTTCGGGGGGAACCGGACCCCGGTCCAGACCACCGTCGGCGGCCCATCACCACGTCGTACGCCGACGGGCCGCCGCGGCGTCGGTGGCGGCTGAGAGGCTGTCCCCATGTCCCGGGTCGCGCTCTCCCGCCTGCCCGGCGACCGGGTGCTGGTGGTGGACGCGACGTCCTCCCACGAGATCGCGGCTGCCGACCTGGCCGCCTACGTCGCCGGCCGCGAGGCCGACGCGCCGCGCTGGGTGTGGGACGACACCGCCCGCTGGTATCCCCCGCTGCTGGCGGCCGGGGTGCGGGTGGCCCGGTGCCAGGACCTGCGGCTCACCCACCACCTGTTGCGACGCGCGCCCGCCGTCGACGGGGAGCTGCTGGAGGGCGAGGAGTCGGCGCTGTGGCATCGCCTGGGGCCCAGCGCCCCGTCGGTCCCGGCGCTGTTCGCCGTCGACGACGCCTCCGAGTGCCTGCGCGCCGACCTCGAGGACGCCCGTCAGCTGGCGGCGGTCGCCGCCTCCGCGGAGGCCGCTCGGCTCACCCTGCTGCTCGCGGCCGAGTCGGCCGGCGCCCTGGTCGCGGCCGAGATGACCTACGCCGGTGTGCCGTGGCGTGTCGACGTGCACGAGCGGCTGCTCACCGACCTGCTCGGCCCACGGCCACCGCGCGGCGCCCGGCCGCGGGGCCTCGAGGAGCTGGTCCAGGAGGTACGGCGCGCGTTCGACGCCCCCGGGCTCAACCCCGACTCGCGCCCCGAGCTGCTCGCCGCCCTGCGGCGTGCGGGCCTGGAGGTGGGCGATATCCGGGCGTCCACGCTGCGCACGCTCGATCACCCCGGCATCGCGCCCCTGCTGCGCTACAAGCAGCTCGCCCAGCTGTTCTCGACCAACGGCTGGGCCTGGGTCGACCAGTGGGTCAGCGGGGGCCGGTTCCGCCCGTCGTACCAGCCCGCGGGCTCGGCCACCGGCCGCTGGTCCTCCAACGGCGGCGGGGCGCTCTCGTTCCCGGCGCAGGTGCGTCCGGCGGCCGTCGCCGACGAGGGCTGGGTGTTCGTGGTCGCCGACGTCGCCCAGCTCGAGCCGCGGGTGCTGGCCGCGATGAGCGGTGACCGGGCGCTGGCCCGCTCCGCTCGCGGCACCGACCTCTACCAGGGGATGGTCGACGACGGCGCCGTCGCCAGCCGCAACGACGCCAAGCTCGGCCTGCTGGGCGCGATGTACGGCGCCACCAGCGGCGAGAGCGGCCGGATGGTCGCCGGGCTCACCCGGCGCTACCCCGAGGCGTTCGGGCTGGTCGAGCGGGCGGCACGCGCGGGCGAGCGAGGCGAGTCCGTGCGCACGCTGCTGGGGCGCGGCTCCCCCTCGCTCGGCGAGACCTGGGAGCTCGACGCCGACGAGGCGCCGCCGGACCCCGACGCGCAGGCCCGGCTGCGGCGCGCGTACGGCCGCTTCACCCGCAACTTCGTCGTCCAGGGCACCGGCGCGGAGTGGGCGCTGAGCTGGATCGCCGACCTGCGCAACCGGCTGTGGCGCCTCGGCGGGTCGGGTCCCCTCGTGTCGCGCCCGCACCTGGTGCTCTTCCTGCACGACGAGGTCGTCGTACACACTCCCGCGGCCCTCGCCGAGGCGGTCGCCGCCGAGGCCCGCGCGGCGGCCGCGACCGCCGGCCGGCTGCTGTTCCGCGACGCGCCCGTCGACTTCCCGCTGACCGTCTCCACGGTGCGCTCCTACGCCGACGCGGGCAAGCCCGGCGCCGCCCACCCGGCCGGCTGAGTCGGCTGGCTGAGCCGGGACGGCTCGCCGACCCCTGCGGCCTGCGCGACGCCGGCCCCCGAAGTCAGTACCGTCCGAACATGGGATCCGAGCAGCGGGTCAGGCACATCGTCGTGATGGGCGTCTCCGGAGTGGGCAAGACCACCATCGCGAAGGGCATCTCCACGCTCACCGGCTGGACCTTCGCCGAGGGCGACGCCTTCCACCCCGACGCCAACGTGGCCAAGATGCACGAGGGCCGGCCGCTGACCGACGAGGACCGCTGGCCCTGGCTGCGGGCAATCGGCGAGTGGATGTCGGCCGAGATCGCCGAGGGCCGTTCGGCGGTGGTCACCTGCTCGGCCCTGCGCCGCGCCTACCGCGACCTGCTGCGCGAGGGCCGTCCCGAGCTGGAGTTCTGCCACCTCGCCGCGCAGGAGAACCTGATCGGCGACCGGCTCAGCCACCGCGACGGCCACTTCATGCCGCCCTCTTTGCTCCCCAGCCAGTTCGCCACGCTCGAGCCGCTCGAGGACGACGAGCCGGGCGTCACCGTCTCGGTCGAGGGGGCGGTCCCCGACGTGCTGGCCCGAGCCGTCGCCTCCCTGCGCCTGCCCGACCGCCGCGCCGACGACCACCTGCCCAACGACCTCCCCGACGACCACCCGGAGCCACCCGACCAGAGAACGGAGTAGCCGATGGAGCTCACCGACGCCGGCAACACCCAGCTCGTCATCGCCGCCCTGCTCGGCATCGCCGCCGTGGTGGTGCTGATCGTGTGGGCCAAGGTGCACCCGTTCCTCTCGCTCATGCTCGGCTCGGCGGTGATGGGAGCCGTCGCGGGCGTGGCCCCCCTCGACATCGTCGAGAGCTTCACGGCCGGCTTCGGTGACACCGTCGGTGCCGTCGGCCTGCTGATCGCGCTCGGAGCGATGGTCGGCAAGATCCTCAGCGACTCCGGCGGCAGCGACACGATCGTCGACACCATCATCGGCCGGGTCGGCAAGGCCGGGCTGCCCTGGGCGATGGCGCTGATCGCGGCGATCCTGGGGCTCCCGCTGTTCTTCGAGGTCGGCGTGGTGCTGCTGGTCCCGGTCGTCATCCTGGTCGCTCGCAAGATGGACATCCCGATCATGCGCGTGGGCATCCCCGCCCTGGCCGGGCTGTCGGTGCTCCACGGGCTGGTGCCGCCGCACCCCGGCCCGCTCGTCGCGATCGACAACCTCGACGCGGACCTCGGCCTCACCCTGCTGTTCGGGCTGATCGTCGCCGCCCCCACCCTGGTCATCTGCGGGCCGCTGCTGGCCCACTTCATCGAGCAGTGGGTCCCCACCCACGCCACCACGCTGGCGCTCGCGCCC includes the following:
- a CDS encoding CaiB/BaiF CoA transferase family protein, yielding MTDSASEDTTASTPDAQALPLAGVRVVELGNYIAAPTAGRLLADFGAEVIKVERPRTGDELRNWRLYAGDTSMLYRTINRGKRSIEVDLRSAEGRDLVLDLVEVSDVLIENFRPGTLDKWGLGADALAARNPELVVSRISAFGQTGPMSQRPGFAAVAEAYGGLRELVGESDRPPSRVGVSIGDSIAGLYAAFGIVMSLFDRGNRRGRGDRPWSPTERHVDVALHEAVFSMMESLLPDYSAHGVLRARAGGRMEGIAPSNAYTCAGGETVVVAGNGDSIYGRFMHAIERPDLATRPDLATNAGRWAAREEIDDAVNAWTGARSRAEVLDVLDAAGVPAGPIYTAEDIATDEQYVARDMVQHLPVDVGGTTVEVAFPGIVPLLGERSVPVSGPGPDLGADTHTVVVDLLGRSSCPCRTCASAGSAVG
- a CDS encoding alpha/beta fold hydrolase; the protein is MGASSVVAVPGLGLGVEAWRPVLCRWGLGEESVRLLPGYGLPVEPSGARSPAELGRELGDALVGPTTLLGHSASCQVVAHAARLRPDLVRRLVLVGPATDPRARSWPGLAALWLRTAVHEDPRQVPALVRQYRRTTLRSMLATMDVARRDDLAATLTQVGCPVDLVRGAHDRIARRDWLWSLAEAGAATAAERRVVELGAGAHMVPLTHPDLLVRALAQAPG
- a CDS encoding endonuclease/exonuclease/phosphatase family protein is translated as MRLMHRLLAIPATAALVVGMLAAGGPATAEPGDPGGVVVAERPAAAKGGPKLKVMTQNLYLGSSLDPALEADSAGEFLAAAAQIYGGAVASRFPVRAAAIAKTVARTSPHLIGLQEVTRWTTLPIAAGAKPPSYDFLRILQKALRKEGLSYRVAGVVNNATIGPVPLVAPQFGCVNVASTSSFDCAVTLQDRDVILVRDGIRGLELGKPVTGRYADQQSFPVPGTDGLTLDFGRGWVYVDGTLRGSRFRFLNTHLEIGRFGAVQEAQAAEFLAGPAKAGRPVIATGDFNSPADPRVSTTSTYADLTRRWFDDAWAVRGSAPGFTCCQSDALDNPTKSLRTRIDLILTRGLAKPRFARIVGATPIAETAPRWASDHAGVVAGLQLKARKRR
- a CDS encoding bifunctional 3'-5' exonuclease/DNA polymerase, which gives rise to MSRVALSRLPGDRVLVVDATSSHEIAAADLAAYVAGREADAPRWVWDDTARWYPPLLAAGVRVARCQDLRLTHHLLRRAPAVDGELLEGEESALWHRLGPSAPSVPALFAVDDASECLRADLEDARQLAAVAASAEAARLTLLLAAESAGALVAAEMTYAGVPWRVDVHERLLTDLLGPRPPRGARPRGLEELVQEVRRAFDAPGLNPDSRPELLAALRRAGLEVGDIRASTLRTLDHPGIAPLLRYKQLAQLFSTNGWAWVDQWVSGGRFRPSYQPAGSATGRWSSNGGGALSFPAQVRPAAVADEGWVFVVADVAQLEPRVLAAMSGDRALARSARGTDLYQGMVDDGAVASRNDAKLGLLGAMYGATSGESGRMVAGLTRRYPEAFGLVERAARAGERGESVRTLLGRGSPSLGETWELDADEAPPDPDAQARLRRAYGRFTRNFVVQGTGAEWALSWIADLRNRLWRLGGSGPLVSRPHLVLFLHDEVVVHTPAALAEAVAAEARAAAATAGRLLFRDAPVDFPLTVSTVRSYADAGKPGAAHPAG
- a CDS encoding gluconokinase — translated: MGSEQRVRHIVVMGVSGVGKTTIAKGISTLTGWTFAEGDAFHPDANVAKMHEGRPLTDEDRWPWLRAIGEWMSAEIAEGRSAVVTCSALRRAYRDLLREGRPELEFCHLAAQENLIGDRLSHRDGHFMPPSLLPSQFATLEPLEDDEPGVTVSVEGAVPDVLARAVASLRLPDRRADDHLPNDLPDDHPEPPDQRTE